From the genome of Gammaproteobacteria bacterium, one region includes:
- a CDS encoding electron transfer flavoprotein-ubiquinone oxidoreductase, which produces MAFDVVIVGGGPAGLSAACRLGQLAAEHGAELSVGLVEKGSEIGAHIVSGAILEPRALAELFPDWADRGAPVTVPVTEERVRWLLDERRGVDVPPFLVPAPLRNHGNYVISLGDLCKWLGEQAEQLGCDVLPGFAATEVLYDAEGRVAGVATGDMGRSRSGEEKANFQRGYALAAKYVIFAEGCRGNLGLELERRFDLRRGRDPQHYGLGFKELWEVDAERHRPGEVLHTTGWPLPDDTDGGGFLYHAANGRVSVGFVIALHYRNPYLSPFEEFQRFKRHPAIESVLRGGRRIGYGARAVNKGGLESLPRLAFPGGVLVGCDAGFLNGAKIKGTHTAMKTGMLAAESVFAALRDGAGGGRELTDYPERVRGSWVWAELTRARNFSAGFARLGRLGGGALAFLEQNVLRGRTPFTLRDPRPDHARLRPADAAKRIEYPPPDGTITFDRLSSVYLSNTEHDEDQPCHLKLADPTVPIERNLPVYDEPAQRYCPAAVYEIVTDAAGAPRFQINAANCIHCKACEIKDPAQNITWVPPEGGSGPNYSGM; this is translated from the coding sequence ATGGCCTTCGACGTCGTCATCGTCGGCGGTGGGCCGGCCGGGCTCTCGGCCGCGTGCCGCCTCGGCCAGCTCGCGGCCGAGCACGGCGCCGAGCTCTCCGTCGGCCTCGTCGAGAAGGGCTCCGAGATCGGCGCGCATATCGTCTCCGGCGCGATTCTCGAGCCCCGTGCGCTCGCCGAGCTTTTCCCGGATTGGGCCGACCGCGGCGCGCCGGTCACGGTCCCGGTGACCGAGGAGCGCGTCCGGTGGCTGCTCGACGAGCGCCGCGGCGTCGACGTTCCGCCGTTCCTCGTCCCGGCGCCGCTCCGCAATCACGGCAACTACGTGATCAGCCTCGGCGATCTGTGCAAGTGGCTCGGCGAGCAAGCGGAGCAGCTCGGTTGCGACGTGCTGCCGGGCTTCGCGGCGACCGAGGTCCTGTACGACGCGGAGGGCCGGGTCGCGGGCGTCGCCACCGGCGACATGGGGCGGTCGCGAAGCGGCGAGGAGAAGGCCAACTTCCAGCGCGGCTACGCGCTCGCCGCGAAGTACGTGATCTTCGCGGAGGGCTGCCGGGGCAATCTCGGCCTGGAGCTCGAACGGCGCTTCGACCTGCGCCGCGGCCGCGATCCGCAGCACTACGGCCTCGGCTTCAAGGAGCTGTGGGAGGTCGACGCCGAGCGGCACCGCCCCGGCGAGGTTCTCCATACCACGGGCTGGCCGCTGCCGGACGACACGGACGGCGGCGGGTTCCTGTACCACGCCGCGAACGGCCGCGTGTCGGTCGGCTTCGTCATCGCGCTCCATTACCGCAATCCGTATCTGTCCCCGTTCGAGGAGTTTCAGCGTTTCAAGCGCCACCCGGCGATCGAATCCGTTCTGCGCGGCGGCCGGCGGATCGGCTACGGCGCCCGCGCCGTGAACAAAGGCGGGCTCGAGTCGCTGCCGCGGCTCGCGTTCCCGGGCGGCGTGCTCGTCGGCTGCGACGCGGGATTCCTGAACGGGGCGAAGATCAAGGGCACGCATACGGCCATGAAGACGGGGATGCTCGCGGCCGAAAGCGTTTTCGCGGCCCTTCGCGACGGCGCCGGCGGCGGGCGCGAGCTCACCGATTATCCGGAGCGCGTGCGCGGGTCCTGGGTCTGGGCGGAGCTCACGCGAGCGCGCAACTTCAGCGCCGGCTTCGCGCGCCTCGGCCGCCTCGGCGGCGGCGCGCTCGCGTTTCTCGAGCAGAACGTGCTCCGGGGACGGACCCCGTTCACGCTGCGCGATCCGCGCCCGGATCATGCGCGGCTCCGACCGGCCGACGCCGCGAAGCGCATCGAGTACCCGCCGCCGGACGGTACGATCACGTTCGATCGGCTGTCCTCGGTGTATTTGTCGAATACCGAGCACGACGAGGACCAGCCCTGCCACCTGAAGCTCGCGGACCCGACGGTCCCGATCGAGCGGAATTTGCCGGTGTACGACGAGCCGGCGCAGCGCTACTGCCCGGCCGCGGTGTACGAGATCGTCACGGATGCCGCCGGCGCGCCCCGCTTCCAGATCAACGCGGCGAACTGCATTCACTGCAAGGCCTGCGAGATCAAGGACCCCGCCCAGAACATCACGTGGGTCCCGCCCGAAGGCGGCAGCGGCCCGAACTACTCCGGAATGTGA
- the zapE gene encoding cell division protein ZapE, whose amino-acid sequence MTPLDDYRRRVAAGELTPDPAQQEALSSLERLRAELVAAGAPPRGWRRTLARTLRRPIVPVRGVYLWGGVGRGKTMMMDLFCASLPFDDKLRLHFHRFMAEVHAGLKRHRDRPDPLELVADRLADRTRILCFDELAVTDIADAMILGNLLRALFARGVALAATSNLEPGELYRDGLQRQRFVPTIGLIRDYTEVVRVAGTHDYRLQFLETADVYLYPDDDAAHRRLESYFRAIAPDSASSGGRIEVLGRPIEYLRASDGMIWFDFAQVCDGPRSQDDYIELSRLYGTVLVSGVPRFSPALENQARRFIALVDEFYDRRVKLILSADAPVDELYRGNRLSHEFLRTRSRLVEMQSHDYLAAAHRP is encoded by the coding sequence ATGACACCGCTCGACGACTATCGGCGCCGGGTCGCCGCCGGGGAGCTCACGCCCGACCCGGCGCAGCAAGAAGCGTTGTCCTCGCTCGAGAGGCTGCGGGCCGAGCTGGTCGCGGCCGGCGCGCCGCCGCGGGGGTGGCGCCGCACGCTCGCCCGCACGCTGCGCCGGCCCATCGTTCCGGTCCGCGGCGTCTATCTCTGGGGCGGCGTCGGGCGCGGCAAGACGATGATGATGGATCTCTTCTGCGCGTCGCTGCCGTTCGACGACAAGCTGCGGCTTCATTTCCACCGCTTCATGGCCGAGGTGCACGCGGGCCTCAAGCGCCACCGCGACCGCCCGGACCCGCTCGAGCTGGTCGCCGACCGGCTGGCGGACCGTACGCGGATCCTCTGCTTCGACGAGCTCGCCGTCACCGACATCGCCGACGCGATGATCCTCGGGAATCTGCTCAGGGCGCTGTTCGCCCGCGGCGTGGCGCTCGCGGCCACGTCCAACCTCGAGCCGGGCGAGCTCTATCGCGACGGGCTGCAACGGCAACGCTTCGTGCCGACCATCGGTCTGATCCGGGATTACACCGAGGTCGTGCGTGTCGCGGGCACCCACGACTATCGCCTGCAGTTTCTCGAGACCGCGGACGTCTACCTCTATCCCGACGACGACGCGGCGCACCGGCGCCTCGAGAGCTACTTCCGGGCGATCGCGCCGGACTCGGCGAGCTCGGGCGGACGCATCGAGGTGCTCGGCCGGCCGATCGAGTACCTGCGGGCGTCTGACGGCATGATCTGGTTCGACTTCGCCCAGGTCTGCGACGGCCCGCGCAGCCAGGACGATTACATCGAGCTGTCGCGGCTATACGGGACCGTGCTCGTCTCCGGCGTGCCGCGCTTCAGCCCGGCGCTCGAGAACCAGGCGCGCCGTTTCATCGCGCTCGTCGACGAGTTCTACGACCGCCGCGTGAAGCTGATCCTGTCGGCCGATGCGCCGGTCGACGAGCTCTATCGCGGCAACCGGCTGAGCCACGAGTTCCTCCGCACGCGCAGCCGCCTCGTCGAGATGCAGAGCCACGACTACCTCGCGGCCGCCCACCGGCCCTGA
- a CDS encoding tryptophan 2,3-dioxygenase family protein, whose translation MTSKTGKDEHRAASGAERTNDKENASAVRYDIYLQLDKLLGAQRPLTGHHDEVLFIIQHQVAELWFKLVLHELDAAVECLKQDELAGSIKTLARVTRVQKQLTAQWEVLATLTPSAYAAFRDALGTASGFQSPQYRLLEFKLGNKSREMLQVFRHNLEYYRALKRALESPSLYDEFLRYLYRVGHRVPLERVERDWTERYEHHPGVVDVFEVIYAHPDEYWAAYEVCERLVDIEIDFQAWRFQHMKTVERIIGYKAGTAGTAGVTFLKKALDISFFPELIEVRTRIGA comes from the coding sequence ATGACGAGCAAGACCGGCAAGGACGAGCACCGCGCGGCGAGCGGCGCCGAGCGGACGAACGACAAGGAGAACGCCTCCGCCGTTCGCTACGATATCTATCTTCAGCTCGACAAGCTCCTCGGCGCGCAGCGCCCGCTGACGGGCCATCACGACGAGGTCCTGTTCATCATTCAGCATCAGGTCGCGGAGCTCTGGTTCAAGCTCGTGCTGCACGAGCTCGACGCCGCGGTCGAGTGCCTCAAGCAGGACGAGCTCGCTGGGAGCATCAAGACCTTGGCGCGGGTGACCCGCGTCCAGAAGCAGCTGACCGCGCAGTGGGAGGTGCTCGCGACGCTCACGCCGAGCGCATATGCGGCGTTCCGCGATGCGCTCGGGACCGCATCGGGCTTCCAATCGCCGCAGTATCGTCTGCTCGAGTTCAAGCTCGGGAACAAATCGCGCGAGATGCTCCAGGTGTTCCGCCACAACCTGGAGTACTACCGCGCGCTGAAGCGCGCGCTCGAGAGCCCGAGCCTTTACGACGAGTTCCTGCGCTACCTGTACCGCGTCGGACATCGGGTGCCGCTCGAGCGCGTGGAGCGGGACTGGACGGAGCGTTATGAGCATCACCCCGGCGTCGTCGACGTGTTCGAGGTGATCTACGCGCATCCGGACGAGTACTGGGCCGCCTACGAGGTGTGCGAGCGCCTCGTCGACATCGAGATCGACTTCCAGGCCTGGCGCTTCCAGCACATGAAGACGGTCGAGCGGATCATCGGCTACAAGGCGGGCACCGCCGGCACCGCCGGCGTGACCTTCCTGAAGAAGGCCCTCGACATCTCGTTCTTCCCGGAGCTGATCGAAGTTCGCACGCGGATCGGCGCCTGA
- a CDS encoding acetoacetate--CoA ligase, producing the protein MSRPLWTPTEARASASLLHRFIREHAPRLDGAGYDALHAWSVSKPDEFWGAMADFAGIRFAAPPSSVVADFDRMPGARWFEGAELGFADNLLRPDFDGPALIAIDETGRRKVLDRRAVRAQAAAVAASLEALGVGPGDRVAGLLPNCAETVVAMLAAASIGAVWTSCSPDFGARGVLERFGQTEPKVLFAADGYFYGGKRIDTLAKTAEVAAALPGLRAVVVVGFCDPRPEIAAIPAALRFDEIARETAHGALAPRALPFAHPLYILYSSGTTGPPKCIVHGAGGTLLQHQKEHILHCDIRPNDVVFYFTTCGWMMWHWLASALAAGATLVLYDGSPFHPDPGVLWRAAERERIAVFGTSAKYLAALEQSGYRPRDQVDLAALKSVLSTGSPLAPSSFDYVYDAIKKDLQLSSISGGTDIISCFALGNPMLPVYRGELQCRGLGMDVQVYDDAGRPVQGRKGELVCASPFPSMPLGFWNDPDGAKYRAAYFERFPGVWCHGDYAELTPHGGLIIHGRSDAVLNPGGVRIGTAEIYRIVEQFPEVAECVAVGQEWDGDTRIVLFVRLMEGRALDGRLVDTIRAALKREASPRHVPAKILAVTDIPRTLNGKISETAVRDAVHGRDVPNRDALANPEALDQYRNRPELAS; encoded by the coding sequence GTGTCTCGACCTCTCTGGACGCCGACCGAAGCCCGCGCTTCCGCGAGCCTCCTGCATCGCTTCATCCGCGAGCATGCGCCTCGGCTCGACGGCGCGGGCTACGACGCGCTCCATGCGTGGAGCGTCTCGAAGCCCGACGAGTTCTGGGGCGCGATGGCCGACTTCGCCGGCATCCGCTTCGCGGCGCCGCCGTCGAGCGTGGTCGCCGATTTCGACCGGATGCCTGGAGCGAGATGGTTCGAAGGCGCCGAGCTAGGGTTCGCGGACAACTTGCTGCGGCCGGACTTCGACGGGCCCGCGCTGATCGCGATCGACGAGACCGGCCGGCGCAAAGTGCTCGATCGGCGCGCGGTGCGAGCGCAGGCGGCGGCCGTCGCCGCCTCGCTCGAGGCGCTCGGCGTCGGTCCGGGCGACCGCGTCGCGGGGCTCCTGCCGAACTGCGCCGAGACCGTCGTCGCGATGCTCGCGGCCGCGAGCATCGGCGCGGTCTGGACGTCGTGCTCGCCGGATTTCGGCGCTCGCGGCGTGCTCGAGCGCTTCGGCCAGACCGAGCCGAAGGTGCTGTTCGCCGCGGACGGCTACTTCTACGGCGGAAAGCGGATCGACACGCTCGCGAAGACGGCGGAGGTCGCGGCCGCGCTTCCCGGCCTCCGCGCCGTCGTCGTCGTCGGCTTCTGCGATCCGCGGCCCGAGATCGCGGCGATCCCCGCAGCGCTGCGGTTCGACGAGATCGCCCGGGAGACCGCCCACGGCGCGCTCGCGCCGCGCGCGTTGCCGTTCGCGCATCCGCTCTACATCCTGTATTCGTCGGGCACGACGGGGCCGCCGAAATGCATCGTGCACGGCGCGGGCGGAACGCTGCTTCAGCACCAGAAGGAGCACATCCTGCACTGCGACATCCGCCCGAACGACGTCGTCTTCTACTTCACGACCTGCGGCTGGATGATGTGGCACTGGCTCGCGTCGGCGCTCGCCGCCGGCGCGACGCTCGTGCTCTACGACGGGTCGCCGTTTCACCCGGATCCGGGAGTGCTCTGGCGTGCGGCCGAGCGCGAGAGGATCGCCGTGTTCGGCACGAGCGCGAAGTACCTCGCCGCGCTCGAGCAGAGCGGATACCGGCCGCGGGACCAAGTCGACCTGGCAGCCCTGAAATCGGTGCTCTCTACCGGCTCCCCGCTCGCGCCGTCGAGCTTCGACTACGTGTACGACGCGATCAAAAAAGATCTGCAGCTTTCGTCGATCTCGGGCGGGACCGACATCATTTCGTGCTTCGCGCTCGGCAACCCGATGCTTCCGGTGTATCGCGGCGAGCTCCAGTGCCGGGGGCTCGGCATGGACGTGCAGGTCTACGACGACGCGGGGCGGCCGGTGCAAGGCCGCAAGGGCGAGCTCGTCTGCGCTTCGCCGTTTCCGTCGATGCCGCTCGGCTTCTGGAACGATCCGGACGGCGCGAAATACCGCGCGGCCTACTTCGAGCGCTTTCCGGGCGTCTGGTGCCACGGCGACTACGCGGAGCTCACGCCGCACGGCGGGCTGATCATTCACGGCCGTTCGGACGCGGTGCTGAACCCGGGCGGCGTGCGCATCGGCACCGCGGAGATTTACCGGATCGTCGAGCAGTTTCCGGAGGTCGCCGAATGCGTCGCCGTGGGGCAGGAGTGGGACGGTGACACGCGGATCGTGCTGTTCGTCCGGCTGATGGAAGGCCGAGCGCTCGACGGCAGGCTCGTCGATACGATTCGCGCGGCGCTGAAGCGCGAAGCGAGCCCGCGGCACGTGCCGGCGAAGATCCTCGCGGTCACGGACATACCGCGCACGCTGAACGGCAAGATCTCCGAGACGGCGGTCCGCGACGCCGTGCACGGACGCGACGTGCCGAACCGCGACGCGCTCGCCAATCCCGAGGCGCTCGATCAGTACCGCAATCGCCCCGAGCTCGCCTCCTGA
- a CDS encoding NAD-glutamate dehydrogenase, whose protein sequence is MRAKTGTQAERLDAVAASADRMEPAKTLPGDAKRFIRQYYAQVAVEDLTAEPAVLAAAALDHLRWARTRRPGTPKIRAFNPTLEKNGWTSPHTIVQMVNDDMPFLVDSTTMTLDALGHAIHITIHPLLPVTRNGRGVLTDIASPKIATRARIESFIHIEISRCTDTRVLRRIEDELATTLHDVRRAVEDWRPMLERLDAARKELAAAKGPPPDLQRESCELLAWLGDDHFTLLGYREYRLERGRNADLLHAIPGTGLGILREGGRPLEPTRLTGPAREEARSTDPLVITKTNARSRVHRPVPMDYVSVKVFDTRGRPTAERRFLGLYTSSAYNELPRDIPLLRLKARQLIAQSGVDPRSHRGKMLQHIVDTFPRDDLFQASIEELRRITNGILALQERRRVRLFHRRDAFGRFYSCLVYLPRDQYNRRARERVEQILLRGLDGTSAETDVMVSESPLARLAVTVRTDPSKPTSPDMTALEREIAQAVRSWQDKLREALAASRPEDEALELAGRFADHFSASYQDEVPPERAADDIDRVARIADGASTLEMTLRQPQGPGTGLEFWTFTPREPIPLYVALPIFENMGLRVLGEGIYAVRLDAGPIWIQDFKLETASGKPVDAAAVAPRFEDCFARVLSGDADNDRFNAFVVAAGLDWREAALLRAYGKYLAQTGMRFSQAYMQEVLARYPAFCAALVGLFNALFDPDVEAEARAEACARHERALSDEINRTTSLDEDRILRAFAATVGATLRTNFFQEANGARKPYLSFKLDSSKVPELPRPRPMFEIFVYSQRVEGVHLRASRIARGGIRWSDRREDFRTEILGLMKAQQVKNAVIVPNGAKGGFVCKRLPEGDRDAVRREVVACYQTFIRGLLDLTDNIVGDSIVTPPRVRRRDGDDPYLVVAADKGTATFSDIANALAAEYGFWLGDAFASGGSAGYDHKKMGITARGAWESVKRHFRELGIDVQSEDFTVVGIGDMSGDVFGNGMLQSEHIKLVAAFDHRHIFVDPDPDPAVSFAERKRLFELPGSSWDDYDRSKLSPGGGVYSRQSKSIELHPAARKALGIEAARITPPELIRAVLTAPVDLLWNGGIGTYVKASDEPHASAGDPANDALRVNGNELRCRVVGEGGNLGFTQPGRIEYALRGGRINTDFIDNSGGVDCSDREVNIKILLNGAVAAGRLTKAARNRMLAAMKDDVARGVLANNYGQTQALSIAAARCAERLGEHIRLIRMLETQGHLDRAVEHLPPDDELEARRRGGFGLTRPELAVILAYAKIELTAELIASDIPEDPYCAREVMLYFPQLIQERFGELIGTHRLRREIVAMLISSSMINRMGPFFVLRARQEVGATAAQVARAYSIAREVFDVRRLWRQIEALDYRIPAAVQYDTIFQISRMMRRAVYWLLQRYPEELDIEPMVERFRPGVARITESLPRLLGGGTGRRFDGDAEQFEQWGLPLPVAKRVASLQVMTQMLEIVQLADERGLEPKELARLYFELGRKLRLDWVREQIEALKVDGHWHALARAHLRERLAREHRAVLTQILDAHGEEDLRAALAEWLADSAARIAPVQAVLDEMRAGPGADFATLSVALRQIERLTQ, encoded by the coding sequence ATGCGAGCCAAGACCGGAACACAAGCGGAGCGTTTGGATGCCGTCGCGGCCAGCGCCGACCGGATGGAGCCGGCCAAGACGCTCCCGGGCGACGCCAAGCGCTTCATCCGGCAGTACTACGCGCAGGTGGCCGTCGAGGACCTGACCGCCGAGCCGGCAGTGCTCGCGGCCGCGGCGCTCGACCATCTCCGGTGGGCGCGGACGCGCCGGCCGGGCACGCCGAAGATCCGCGCCTTCAACCCCACGCTCGAGAAGAACGGCTGGACGTCGCCGCACACGATCGTCCAGATGGTCAACGACGACATGCCGTTTCTCGTCGACTCCACGACGATGACGCTCGACGCGCTCGGCCACGCGATTCACATCACGATCCATCCGCTCCTGCCCGTGACGCGCAACGGCCGCGGCGTATTGACCGACATCGCGAGCCCGAAGATCGCGACGCGCGCCCGGATCGAATCCTTCATCCACATCGAGATTTCGCGGTGCACGGATACCCGTGTGCTCCGCCGCATCGAGGACGAGCTCGCAACGACACTGCACGACGTGCGCCGCGCGGTCGAGGATTGGCGCCCGATGCTCGAGCGGCTCGACGCGGCCAGGAAGGAGCTCGCGGCCGCGAAGGGTCCGCCGCCCGACCTGCAGCGCGAATCATGCGAGCTCCTCGCGTGGCTCGGGGACGATCACTTCACGCTGCTCGGCTACCGCGAATATCGGTTGGAGCGCGGCCGCAACGCCGACCTGCTGCACGCGATCCCGGGCACCGGCCTCGGGATTCTCCGCGAGGGCGGGCGCCCGCTCGAGCCCACTCGCCTCACCGGCCCCGCGCGCGAGGAGGCCCGATCCACGGATCCCCTCGTGATCACGAAGACGAACGCGCGCTCGCGCGTGCATCGTCCGGTGCCGATGGACTACGTCAGCGTGAAGGTCTTCGACACGCGCGGACGCCCGACGGCCGAGCGCCGCTTCCTCGGCCTCTATACCTCGTCGGCTTACAACGAGCTTCCGCGCGACATCCCGCTGCTGCGGCTCAAGGCGCGGCAGCTGATCGCGCAGTCCGGCGTCGATCCGCGCAGCCACCGCGGCAAGATGCTCCAGCACATCGTCGACACGTTTCCGCGCGACGACCTGTTCCAAGCGTCGATCGAGGAGCTTCGCCGGATCACGAACGGCATCCTCGCTCTTCAGGAGCGCCGGCGCGTGCGGCTCTTCCACCGGCGCGACGCCTTCGGGCGCTTCTATTCGTGCCTCGTCTACCTGCCGCGCGACCAGTACAACCGCCGCGCCCGGGAGCGCGTCGAGCAGATTCTGCTGCGCGGACTGGACGGCACGTCGGCCGAGACGGACGTGATGGTCTCGGAGTCGCCTCTGGCGCGCCTCGCCGTGACGGTGCGGACGGATCCGAGCAAGCCGACCTCGCCGGACATGACGGCCCTCGAGCGCGAGATCGCGCAAGCGGTCAGAAGCTGGCAGGACAAGCTTCGCGAGGCGCTCGCGGCGTCGCGGCCCGAGGACGAGGCGCTCGAGCTGGCCGGCCGCTTCGCCGACCACTTCTCGGCTTCGTACCAGGACGAGGTGCCGCCGGAGCGCGCCGCCGACGACATCGATCGCGTGGCGCGGATCGCGGACGGCGCGAGCACGCTCGAGATGACGCTGCGCCAGCCGCAGGGCCCGGGAACCGGGCTCGAGTTCTGGACGTTCACGCCGCGGGAGCCGATCCCGCTCTATGTCGCGCTGCCGATCTTCGAGAACATGGGCCTGCGCGTCCTCGGCGAGGGCATCTACGCCGTACGTCTCGATGCCGGCCCGATCTGGATCCAGGACTTCAAGCTCGAGACCGCCTCCGGAAAGCCCGTCGACGCGGCCGCGGTCGCCCCGCGTTTCGAGGACTGCTTCGCGCGCGTGCTGTCCGGCGACGCCGACAACGACCGCTTCAACGCGTTCGTCGTCGCCGCCGGCCTCGATTGGCGGGAGGCGGCCCTGCTTCGTGCATACGGCAAGTACCTCGCGCAAACCGGCATGCGTTTCAGCCAGGCTTACATGCAGGAGGTGCTCGCGCGCTACCCCGCGTTCTGCGCGGCGCTCGTCGGCCTCTTCAACGCATTGTTCGACCCGGACGTCGAAGCCGAAGCTCGTGCCGAGGCGTGTGCCCGCCACGAGCGGGCGCTCTCGGACGAGATCAACCGCACCACGAGCCTCGACGAGGACCGAATTCTGCGCGCTTTCGCGGCTACGGTCGGCGCGACGCTGCGCACGAATTTCTTCCAGGAAGCGAACGGCGCGCGGAAGCCGTATCTGTCGTTCAAGCTCGACTCGTCGAAAGTCCCCGAGCTCCCGCGGCCGCGGCCGATGTTCGAAATCTTCGTGTACTCGCAACGCGTCGAGGGCGTGCACTTGCGCGCAAGCCGGATCGCGCGGGGCGGCATCCGCTGGTCGGACCGCCGGGAGGACTTTCGCACCGAGATCCTCGGCCTGATGAAGGCGCAGCAGGTGAAGAACGCCGTGATCGTGCCGAACGGCGCGAAAGGCGGCTTCGTCTGCAAGCGCTTGCCGGAAGGCGACCGCGACGCCGTGCGGCGCGAGGTCGTCGCATGCTATCAAACGTTCATCCGCGGGCTCCTCGATCTCACGGACAACATCGTCGGCGATTCGATCGTGACGCCGCCGCGCGTGCGCCGCCGCGATGGCGACGACCCTTATCTCGTCGTCGCCGCCGACAAAGGCACGGCGACGTTCTCCGACATCGCGAACGCGCTCGCCGCCGAGTACGGCTTCTGGCTCGGCGACGCGTTCGCGTCCGGCGGCTCCGCCGGCTACGACCACAAGAAAATGGGCATCACCGCCCGGGGCGCCTGGGAATCGGTGAAGCGCCACTTCCGCGAGCTCGGCATCGACGTGCAGAGCGAGGATTTCACGGTCGTCGGCATCGGCGACATGTCCGGCGACGTCTTCGGCAACGGCATGCTGCAGTCCGAGCACATCAAGCTCGTCGCCGCGTTCGATCACCGGCACATCTTCGTGGATCCCGACCCCGATCCGGCCGTGAGCTTCGCCGAGCGCAAGCGGCTGTTCGAGCTGCCCGGCTCGAGCTGGGACGATTACGACCGCAGCAAGCTCTCGCCGGGCGGAGGCGTCTACTCGCGTCAGAGCAAGTCGATCGAGCTGCATCCCGCCGCGCGAAAGGCGCTCGGCATCGAGGCCGCGAGGATCACGCCTCCCGAGCTGATTCGTGCCGTGCTGACGGCGCCCGTCGACCTTCTCTGGAACGGCGGGATCGGCACGTACGTGAAGGCGAGCGACGAGCCGCACGCGAGCGCCGGCGACCCGGCGAACGACGCGCTGCGCGTGAACGGCAACGAGCTTCGCTGCCGGGTCGTCGGCGAAGGCGGAAATCTCGGCTTCACACAGCCCGGGCGCATCGAGTACGCGCTCCGCGGCGGCCGGATCAACACCGACTTCATCGACAACTCCGGGGGCGTCGACTGCTCCGACCGCGAGGTCAACATCAAGATCCTGCTGAACGGCGCCGTCGCCGCGGGCCGCCTCACGAAAGCGGCGCGCAATCGGATGCTCGCGGCGATGAAGGACGACGTCGCGCGCGGAGTCCTCGCGAACAACTACGGGCAGACGCAGGCGCTGTCGATCGCGGCAGCACGCTGCGCAGAGCGCCTCGGCGAGCACATTCGCCTGATCCGGATGCTCGAGACGCAGGGGCACCTCGACCGTGCCGTCGAGCACCTGCCCCCCGACGACGAGCTCGAGGCGCGCCGCCGCGGCGGCTTCGGGCTCACGCGGCCCGAGCTCGCCGTCATCCTCGCGTACGCGAAGATCGAGCTCACGGCCGAGCTGATCGCGAGCGATATCCCGGAGGATCCCTACTGCGCGCGCGAGGTCATGCTCTACTTTCCGCAGCTGATCCAGGAGCGCTTCGGCGAGCTGATCGGCACGCATCGGCTGCGGCGCGAGATCGTCGCGATGCTGATCTCGAGCAGCATGATCAACCGAATGGGGCCGTTCTTCGTGCTCCGCGCCCGCCAGGAAGTGGGCGCCACCGCCGCGCAGGTCGCGCGCGCGTACTCGATCGCGCGCGAGGTATTCGACGTGCGCCGTCTGTGGCGGCAAATCGAGGCGCTCGACTATCGGATTCCGGCCGCGGTGCAGTACGACACGATCTTCCAGATCAGCCGGATGATGCGTCGCGCGGTGTACTGGCTTCTGCAGCGCTACCCGGAAGAGCTCGACATCGAGCCGATGGTCGAGCGGTTTCGCCCCGGCGTCGCGCGCATCACGGAGTCGCTGCCGAGGCTTCTCGGCGGCGGCACCGGGCGGCGCTTCGACGGCGATGCCGAGCAATTCGAGCAATGGGGCTTGCCGCTCCCCGTGGCAAAGCGAGTCGCTTCGCTGCAGGTGATGACCCAGATGCTCGAGATCGTGCAGCTCGCCGACGAGCGCGGCCTCGAGCCGAAGGAGCTCGCGCGCCTCTACTTCGAGCTCGGGCGCAAGCTGCGGCTCGACTGGGTGCGCGAGCAGATCGAGGCGCTGAAGGTCGACGGGCACTGGCATGCCCTCGCGCGCGCGCATCTCCGCGAGCGCCTCGCTCGCGAGCACCGCGCGGTGCTGACGCAAATCCTCGACGCGCACGGCGAGGAGGATCTGCGCGCGGCGCTCGCCGAATGGCTCGCGGACTCTGCGGCGCGGATCGCGCCCGTGCAGGCGGTCCTCGACGAGATGCGGGCCGGTCCCGGCGCGGATTTCGCGACGCTCTCGGTAGCGCTGCGGCAGATCGAGCGGCTGACGCAGTAG